A stretch of the Odontesthes bonariensis isolate fOdoBon6 chromosome 5, fOdoBon6.hap1, whole genome shotgun sequence genome encodes the following:
- the tcea3 gene encoding transcription elongation factor A protein 3 isoform X4 — MSREEDLMRIAKKLDKMVSRNNTEGALDLLKELKGFNVTLKLLQETRIGMSVNAIRKHCTDEEVIALAKVLIKDWKRLLDSGRPHSEKAAETKNGLDSTKTAPAPNDSPSETHSSHRKLDVKPKHDSNPDSDKNRKEKQYEDLINKKRHADDLRDEKQLKDLQNEKPPQEIRGEKQTPAENLKVELDGKKQKHAQDLQSGKHKSDPVKDGSLEDLKKMRHVEQLKKEKHPEELKRQTDDVKKDKHGEEIRHDRPVSMHHRDRPLSEPQRERPASLHKPLFERKDVKDSSSRHPRPHAPRPASPPIKRPAVEVKKERKVPPDPNAPIASLPLHLHPPPPRKEPPDPNAPFPPLPLHLHPPPPPPKRPSLDGKKDRDSRKSSTELKPAPQKKSAESVKKDRKDSVESKVPKKHSDDAKKERKDSSDSKLPPPKTPSVEVKKEKHRKDSCDSKPGQLVKRHSTDSKPDRRESTDSKKSSPPPVKKLTGERRESLGSKPPHPGPPLRKASTDGIERKGKTEAPRTPTTPTSPMSPSFSSAGGPLPPHLATGESIRDKCIEMLAAALRTDNDYKDFGANCDGMAAEIEDHIYQEIKATDMKYKNRVRSRISNLKDPKNPGLRKNVLAGNIEMSRIATMSAEEMASDELKQLRNVLTQEAIREHQMAKTGGTTTDLLQCGKCRKKNCTYNQVQTRSADEPMTTFVLCNECGNRWKFC, encoded by the exons ATGTCTCGAGAGGAAGATCTCATGCGGATCGCCAAAAAACTGGACAAGATGGTGTCTAGAAATAACACG GAGGGTGCATTGGATCTCCTGAAAGAGCTGAAAGGCTTCAACGTGACACTCAAACTTCTCCAG GAAACGAGAATCGGCATGTCTGTGAACGCTATCAGGAAGCACTGCACAGATGAAGAAGTCATTGCCTTGGCAAAGGTCCTCATTAAAGACTGGAAGAGACTTCTGG ACTCTGGCCGTCCTCACTCTGAGAAAGCAGCTGAAACTAAGAACGGTTTGGACTCCACTAAGACTGCACCAGCTCCAAACGACTCACCCTCTGAGACACACAGCAG TCACAGGAAGCTGGATGTCAAGCCAAAACATGACTCCAATCCTGACtctgataaaaacagaaagGAGAAACAGTATGAAGACCTTATAAACAAGAAGAGGCATGCAGATGACCTCAGGGATGAAAAGCAGCTTAAGGACCTCCAAAATGAAAAACCCCCTCAAGAAATCAGAGGGGAGAAACAAACTCCTGCGGAAAATCTCAAGGTGGAGCTGGATGGTAAGAAACAGAAGCACGCACAGGACCTGCAGAGTGGCAAACACAAGTCGGACCCAGTCAAGGACGGGTCATTAGAAGATCTGAAAAAGATGAGGCATGTGGAGCAGCTCAAAAAAGAGAAACACCCAGAGGAGCTGAAGAGGCAGACGGATGATGTGAAGAAGGACAAACACGGAGAAGAAATCCGACACGACAGGCCAGTCAGCATGCATCATCGAGACAGGCCGCTGAGTGAACCCCAGAGAGAGAGACCCGCCAGTCTTCACAAACCGCTGTTTGAAAG GAAGGATGTTAAAGACTCTTCCTCCCGACACCCTCGCCCTCATGCTCCTCGACCTGCCTCTCCACCGATCAAGCGGCCCGCAGTAGAAGTAAAGAAAGAGAG GAAAGTTCCCCCGGACCCTAATGCTCCAATAGCTTCTCTTCCTCTCCACCTTCATCCTCCACCTCCAAG AAAAGAGCCTCCTGACCCCAACGCtccttttcctcctctccctcttcaccTTCACCCCCCTCCTCCGCCTCCGAAGCGTCCCTCACTGGATGGGAAAAAGGACAGAGACAG CAGAAAGTCCTCTACAGAACTGAAGCCTGCGCCACAGAAAAAGTCTGCAGAGAGTGTGAAGAAAGACAG GAAAGACTCAGTGGAAAGCAAAGTACCTAAGAAACACTCAGATGACGCCAAGAAAGAAAG GAAAGATTCGTCTGACTCTAAACTGCCTCCTCCCAAAACGCCCAGTGTGGaggtcaaaaaagaaaaacacag GAAGGATTCCTGTGACTCAAAGCCTGGTCAGCTTGTGAAACGGCATTCAACTGACTCCAAACCCGACAG ACGAGAATCCACTGATTCAAAGAAAAGCAGCCCACCGCCAGTGAAGAAACTAACAGGTGAAAG GAGAGAGTCTCTGGGCTCCAAGCCTCCTCATCCTGGACCTCCACTGAGGAAGGCTTCTACTGACGGCATTGAAAG AAAAGGCAAGACTGAAGCCCCCAGAACTCCCACCACCCCGACCAGCCCGATGTCACCCAGCTTTAGTTCTGCTGGGGGTCCGCTGCCCCCCCACTTGGCCACCGGAGAATCCATTAGAGACAAGTGCATCGAGATGTTGGCTgctgccctgcgcacagaca ACGATTACAAAGATTTTGGAGCAAACTGTGACGGCATGGCAGCAGAGATAGAAGAT CATATCTACCAGGAGATAAAGGCCACTGATATGAAATACAAGAACAGAGTGCGGAGCCGCATCAGCAACTTGAAGGACCCCAAGAACCCGGGGCTTCGCAAAAATGTCCTTGCGGGCAACATTGAAATGAGCCGCATCGCGACCATGTCTGCAGAG gaAATGGCCAGTGATGAGCTCAAACAGCTGAGGAATGTTCTCACCCAGGAGGCCATCAGGGAGCACCAGATGGCCAAAACTGGTGGGACCACCACAGACCTGCTGCAGTGCGGCAAGTGCAGGAAGAAGAACTGCACCTACAACCAG gtgcaGACACGTAGTGCTGATGAGCCAATGACAACATTTGTCCTGTGTAATGAGTGTGGAAACCGCTGGAAG TTCTGCTGA
- the tcea3 gene encoding transcription elongation factor A protein 3 isoform X6, with product MSREEDLMRIAKKLDKMVSRNNTEGALDLLKELKGFNVTLKLLQETRIGMSVNAIRKHCTDEEVIALAKVLIKDWKRLLDSGRPHSEKAAETKNGLDSTKTAPAPNDSPSETHSSHRKLDVKPKHDSNPDSDKNRKEKQYEDLINKKRHADDLRDEKQLKDLQNEKPPQEIRGEKQTPAENLKVELDGKKQKHAQDLQSGKHKSDPVKDGSLEDLKKMRHVEQLKKEKHPEELKRQTDDVKKDKHGEEIRHDRPVSMHHRDRPLSEPQRERPASLHKPLFERRSVLDSSILYPSRFPSPPRPAKPPLPIKRPALDMKKDRKDVKDSSSRHPRPHAPRPASPPIKRPAVEVKKERKSSTELKPAPQKKSAESVKKDRKDSVESKVPKKHSDDAKKERKDSSDSKLPPPKTPSVEVKKEKHRKDSCDSKPGQLVKRHSTDSKPDRRESTDSKKSSPPPVKKLTGERRESLGSKPPHPGPPLRKASTDGIERKGKTEAPRTPTTPTSPMSPSFSSAGGPLPPHLATGESIRDKCIEMLAAALRTDNDYKDFGANCDGMAAEIEDHIYQEIKATDMKYKNRVRSRISNLKDPKNPGLRKNVLAGNIEMSRIATMSAEEMASDELKQLRNVLTQEAIREHQMAKTGGTTTDLLQCGKCRKKNCTYNQVQTRSADEPMTTFVLCNECGNRWKFC from the exons ATGTCTCGAGAGGAAGATCTCATGCGGATCGCCAAAAAACTGGACAAGATGGTGTCTAGAAATAACACG GAGGGTGCATTGGATCTCCTGAAAGAGCTGAAAGGCTTCAACGTGACACTCAAACTTCTCCAG GAAACGAGAATCGGCATGTCTGTGAACGCTATCAGGAAGCACTGCACAGATGAAGAAGTCATTGCCTTGGCAAAGGTCCTCATTAAAGACTGGAAGAGACTTCTGG ACTCTGGCCGTCCTCACTCTGAGAAAGCAGCTGAAACTAAGAACGGTTTGGACTCCACTAAGACTGCACCAGCTCCAAACGACTCACCCTCTGAGACACACAGCAG TCACAGGAAGCTGGATGTCAAGCCAAAACATGACTCCAATCCTGACtctgataaaaacagaaagGAGAAACAGTATGAAGACCTTATAAACAAGAAGAGGCATGCAGATGACCTCAGGGATGAAAAGCAGCTTAAGGACCTCCAAAATGAAAAACCCCCTCAAGAAATCAGAGGGGAGAAACAAACTCCTGCGGAAAATCTCAAGGTGGAGCTGGATGGTAAGAAACAGAAGCACGCACAGGACCTGCAGAGTGGCAAACACAAGTCGGACCCAGTCAAGGACGGGTCATTAGAAGATCTGAAAAAGATGAGGCATGTGGAGCAGCTCAAAAAAGAGAAACACCCAGAGGAGCTGAAGAGGCAGACGGATGATGTGAAGAAGGACAAACACGGAGAAGAAATCCGACACGACAGGCCAGTCAGCATGCATCATCGAGACAGGCCGCTGAGTGAACCCCAGAGAGAGAGACCCGCCAGTCTTCACAAACCGCTGTTTGAAAG GCGATCAGTGCTGGACAGCAGTATTCTGTATCCCTCCCGGTTCCCCTCCCCCCCTCGGCCTGCTAAGCCGCCGTTGCCCATCAAACGTCCCGCTTTGGACATGAAAAAAGACAG GAAGGATGTTAAAGACTCTTCCTCCCGACACCCTCGCCCTCATGCTCCTCGACCTGCCTCTCCACCGATCAAGCGGCCCGCAGTAGAAGTAAAGAAAGAGAG AAAGTCCTCTACAGAACTGAAGCCTGCGCCACAGAAAAAGTCTGCAGAGAGTGTGAAGAAAGACAG GAAAGACTCAGTGGAAAGCAAAGTACCTAAGAAACACTCAGATGACGCCAAGAAAGAAAG GAAAGATTCGTCTGACTCTAAACTGCCTCCTCCCAAAACGCCCAGTGTGGaggtcaaaaaagaaaaacacag GAAGGATTCCTGTGACTCAAAGCCTGGTCAGCTTGTGAAACGGCATTCAACTGACTCCAAACCCGACAG ACGAGAATCCACTGATTCAAAGAAAAGCAGCCCACCGCCAGTGAAGAAACTAACAGGTGAAAG GAGAGAGTCTCTGGGCTCCAAGCCTCCTCATCCTGGACCTCCACTGAGGAAGGCTTCTACTGACGGCATTGAAAG AAAAGGCAAGACTGAAGCCCCCAGAACTCCCACCACCCCGACCAGCCCGATGTCACCCAGCTTTAGTTCTGCTGGGGGTCCGCTGCCCCCCCACTTGGCCACCGGAGAATCCATTAGAGACAAGTGCATCGAGATGTTGGCTgctgccctgcgcacagaca ACGATTACAAAGATTTTGGAGCAAACTGTGACGGCATGGCAGCAGAGATAGAAGAT CATATCTACCAGGAGATAAAGGCCACTGATATGAAATACAAGAACAGAGTGCGGAGCCGCATCAGCAACTTGAAGGACCCCAAGAACCCGGGGCTTCGCAAAAATGTCCTTGCGGGCAACATTGAAATGAGCCGCATCGCGACCATGTCTGCAGAG gaAATGGCCAGTGATGAGCTCAAACAGCTGAGGAATGTTCTCACCCAGGAGGCCATCAGGGAGCACCAGATGGCCAAAACTGGTGGGACCACCACAGACCTGCTGCAGTGCGGCAAGTGCAGGAAGAAGAACTGCACCTACAACCAG gtgcaGACACGTAGTGCTGATGAGCCAATGACAACATTTGTCCTGTGTAATGAGTGTGGAAACCGCTGGAAG TTCTGCTGA
- the tcea3 gene encoding transcription elongation factor A protein 3 isoform X2, with product MSREEDLMRIAKKLDKMVSRNNTEGALDLLKELKGFNVTLKLLQETRIGMSVNAIRKHCTDEEVIALAKVLIKDWKRLLDSGRPHSEKAAETKNGLDSTKTAPAPNDSPSETHSSHRKLDVKPKHDSNPDSDKNRKEKQYEDLINKKRHADDLRDEKQLKDLQNEKPPQEIRGEKQTPAENLKVELDGKKQKHAQDLQSGKHKSDPVKDGSLEDLKKMRHVEQLKKEKHPEELKRQTDDVKKDKHGEEIRHDRPVSMHHRDRPLSEPQRERPASLHKPLFERRSVLDSSILYPSRFPSPPRPAKPPLPIKRPALDMKKDRKDVKDSSSRHPRPHAPRPASPPIKRPAVEVKKERKVPPDPNAPIASLPLHLHPPPPRKEPPDPNAPFPPLPLHLHPPPPPPKRPSLDGKKDRDRKSSTELKPAPQKKSAESVKKDRKDSVESKVPKKHSDDAKKERKDSSDSKLPPPKTPSVEVKKEKHRKDSCDSKPGQLVKRHSTDSKPDRRESTDSKKSSPPPVKKLTGERRESLGSKPPHPGPPLRKASTDGIERKGKTEAPRTPTTPTSPMSPSFSSAGGPLPPHLATGESIRDKCIEMLAAALRTDNDYKDFGANCDGMAAEIEDHIYQEIKATDMKYKNRVRSRISNLKDPKNPGLRKNVLAGNIEMSRIATMSAEEMASDELKQLRNVLTQEAIREHQMAKTGGTTTDLLQCGKCRKKNCTYNQVQTRSADEPMTTFVLCNECGNRWKFC from the exons ATGTCTCGAGAGGAAGATCTCATGCGGATCGCCAAAAAACTGGACAAGATGGTGTCTAGAAATAACACG GAGGGTGCATTGGATCTCCTGAAAGAGCTGAAAGGCTTCAACGTGACACTCAAACTTCTCCAG GAAACGAGAATCGGCATGTCTGTGAACGCTATCAGGAAGCACTGCACAGATGAAGAAGTCATTGCCTTGGCAAAGGTCCTCATTAAAGACTGGAAGAGACTTCTGG ACTCTGGCCGTCCTCACTCTGAGAAAGCAGCTGAAACTAAGAACGGTTTGGACTCCACTAAGACTGCACCAGCTCCAAACGACTCACCCTCTGAGACACACAGCAG TCACAGGAAGCTGGATGTCAAGCCAAAACATGACTCCAATCCTGACtctgataaaaacagaaagGAGAAACAGTATGAAGACCTTATAAACAAGAAGAGGCATGCAGATGACCTCAGGGATGAAAAGCAGCTTAAGGACCTCCAAAATGAAAAACCCCCTCAAGAAATCAGAGGGGAGAAACAAACTCCTGCGGAAAATCTCAAGGTGGAGCTGGATGGTAAGAAACAGAAGCACGCACAGGACCTGCAGAGTGGCAAACACAAGTCGGACCCAGTCAAGGACGGGTCATTAGAAGATCTGAAAAAGATGAGGCATGTGGAGCAGCTCAAAAAAGAGAAACACCCAGAGGAGCTGAAGAGGCAGACGGATGATGTGAAGAAGGACAAACACGGAGAAGAAATCCGACACGACAGGCCAGTCAGCATGCATCATCGAGACAGGCCGCTGAGTGAACCCCAGAGAGAGAGACCCGCCAGTCTTCACAAACCGCTGTTTGAAAG GCGATCAGTGCTGGACAGCAGTATTCTGTATCCCTCCCGGTTCCCCTCCCCCCCTCGGCCTGCTAAGCCGCCGTTGCCCATCAAACGTCCCGCTTTGGACATGAAAAAAGACAG GAAGGATGTTAAAGACTCTTCCTCCCGACACCCTCGCCCTCATGCTCCTCGACCTGCCTCTCCACCGATCAAGCGGCCCGCAGTAGAAGTAAAGAAAGAGAG GAAAGTTCCCCCGGACCCTAATGCTCCAATAGCTTCTCTTCCTCTCCACCTTCATCCTCCACCTCCAAG AAAAGAGCCTCCTGACCCCAACGCtccttttcctcctctccctcttcaccTTCACCCCCCTCCTCCGCCTCCGAAGCGTCCCTCACTGGATGGGAAAAAGGACAGAGACAG AAAGTCCTCTACAGAACTGAAGCCTGCGCCACAGAAAAAGTCTGCAGAGAGTGTGAAGAAAGACAG GAAAGACTCAGTGGAAAGCAAAGTACCTAAGAAACACTCAGATGACGCCAAGAAAGAAAG GAAAGATTCGTCTGACTCTAAACTGCCTCCTCCCAAAACGCCCAGTGTGGaggtcaaaaaagaaaaacacag GAAGGATTCCTGTGACTCAAAGCCTGGTCAGCTTGTGAAACGGCATTCAACTGACTCCAAACCCGACAG ACGAGAATCCACTGATTCAAAGAAAAGCAGCCCACCGCCAGTGAAGAAACTAACAGGTGAAAG GAGAGAGTCTCTGGGCTCCAAGCCTCCTCATCCTGGACCTCCACTGAGGAAGGCTTCTACTGACGGCATTGAAAG AAAAGGCAAGACTGAAGCCCCCAGAACTCCCACCACCCCGACCAGCCCGATGTCACCCAGCTTTAGTTCTGCTGGGGGTCCGCTGCCCCCCCACTTGGCCACCGGAGAATCCATTAGAGACAAGTGCATCGAGATGTTGGCTgctgccctgcgcacagaca ACGATTACAAAGATTTTGGAGCAAACTGTGACGGCATGGCAGCAGAGATAGAAGAT CATATCTACCAGGAGATAAAGGCCACTGATATGAAATACAAGAACAGAGTGCGGAGCCGCATCAGCAACTTGAAGGACCCCAAGAACCCGGGGCTTCGCAAAAATGTCCTTGCGGGCAACATTGAAATGAGCCGCATCGCGACCATGTCTGCAGAG gaAATGGCCAGTGATGAGCTCAAACAGCTGAGGAATGTTCTCACCCAGGAGGCCATCAGGGAGCACCAGATGGCCAAAACTGGTGGGACCACCACAGACCTGCTGCAGTGCGGCAAGTGCAGGAAGAAGAACTGCACCTACAACCAG gtgcaGACACGTAGTGCTGATGAGCCAATGACAACATTTGTCCTGTGTAATGAGTGTGGAAACCGCTGGAAG TTCTGCTGA
- the tcea3 gene encoding transcription elongation factor A protein 3 isoform X1, with product MSREEDLMRIAKKLDKMVSRNNTEGALDLLKELKGFNVTLKLLQETRIGMSVNAIRKHCTDEEVIALAKVLIKDWKRLLDSGRPHSEKAAETKNGLDSTKTAPAPNDSPSETHSSHRKLDVKPKHDSNPDSDKNRKEKQYEDLINKKRHADDLRDEKQLKDLQNEKPPQEIRGEKQTPAENLKVELDGKKQKHAQDLQSGKHKSDPVKDGSLEDLKKMRHVEQLKKEKHPEELKRQTDDVKKDKHGEEIRHDRPVSMHHRDRPLSEPQRERPASLHKPLFERRSVLDSSILYPSRFPSPPRPAKPPLPIKRPALDMKKDRKDVKDSSSRHPRPHAPRPASPPIKRPAVEVKKERKVPPDPNAPIASLPLHLHPPPPRKEPPDPNAPFPPLPLHLHPPPPPPKRPSLDGKKDRDSRKSSTELKPAPQKKSAESVKKDRKDSVESKVPKKHSDDAKKERKDSSDSKLPPPKTPSVEVKKEKHRKDSCDSKPGQLVKRHSTDSKPDRRESTDSKKSSPPPVKKLTGERRESLGSKPPHPGPPLRKASTDGIERKGKTEAPRTPTTPTSPMSPSFSSAGGPLPPHLATGESIRDKCIEMLAAALRTDNDYKDFGANCDGMAAEIEDHIYQEIKATDMKYKNRVRSRISNLKDPKNPGLRKNVLAGNIEMSRIATMSAEEMASDELKQLRNVLTQEAIREHQMAKTGGTTTDLLQCGKCRKKNCTYNQVQTRSADEPMTTFVLCNECGNRWKFC from the exons ATGTCTCGAGAGGAAGATCTCATGCGGATCGCCAAAAAACTGGACAAGATGGTGTCTAGAAATAACACG GAGGGTGCATTGGATCTCCTGAAAGAGCTGAAAGGCTTCAACGTGACACTCAAACTTCTCCAG GAAACGAGAATCGGCATGTCTGTGAACGCTATCAGGAAGCACTGCACAGATGAAGAAGTCATTGCCTTGGCAAAGGTCCTCATTAAAGACTGGAAGAGACTTCTGG ACTCTGGCCGTCCTCACTCTGAGAAAGCAGCTGAAACTAAGAACGGTTTGGACTCCACTAAGACTGCACCAGCTCCAAACGACTCACCCTCTGAGACACACAGCAG TCACAGGAAGCTGGATGTCAAGCCAAAACATGACTCCAATCCTGACtctgataaaaacagaaagGAGAAACAGTATGAAGACCTTATAAACAAGAAGAGGCATGCAGATGACCTCAGGGATGAAAAGCAGCTTAAGGACCTCCAAAATGAAAAACCCCCTCAAGAAATCAGAGGGGAGAAACAAACTCCTGCGGAAAATCTCAAGGTGGAGCTGGATGGTAAGAAACAGAAGCACGCACAGGACCTGCAGAGTGGCAAACACAAGTCGGACCCAGTCAAGGACGGGTCATTAGAAGATCTGAAAAAGATGAGGCATGTGGAGCAGCTCAAAAAAGAGAAACACCCAGAGGAGCTGAAGAGGCAGACGGATGATGTGAAGAAGGACAAACACGGAGAAGAAATCCGACACGACAGGCCAGTCAGCATGCATCATCGAGACAGGCCGCTGAGTGAACCCCAGAGAGAGAGACCCGCCAGTCTTCACAAACCGCTGTTTGAAAG GCGATCAGTGCTGGACAGCAGTATTCTGTATCCCTCCCGGTTCCCCTCCCCCCCTCGGCCTGCTAAGCCGCCGTTGCCCATCAAACGTCCCGCTTTGGACATGAAAAAAGACAG GAAGGATGTTAAAGACTCTTCCTCCCGACACCCTCGCCCTCATGCTCCTCGACCTGCCTCTCCACCGATCAAGCGGCCCGCAGTAGAAGTAAAGAAAGAGAG GAAAGTTCCCCCGGACCCTAATGCTCCAATAGCTTCTCTTCCTCTCCACCTTCATCCTCCACCTCCAAG AAAAGAGCCTCCTGACCCCAACGCtccttttcctcctctccctcttcaccTTCACCCCCCTCCTCCGCCTCCGAAGCGTCCCTCACTGGATGGGAAAAAGGACAGAGACAG CAGAAAGTCCTCTACAGAACTGAAGCCTGCGCCACAGAAAAAGTCTGCAGAGAGTGTGAAGAAAGACAG GAAAGACTCAGTGGAAAGCAAAGTACCTAAGAAACACTCAGATGACGCCAAGAAAGAAAG GAAAGATTCGTCTGACTCTAAACTGCCTCCTCCCAAAACGCCCAGTGTGGaggtcaaaaaagaaaaacacag GAAGGATTCCTGTGACTCAAAGCCTGGTCAGCTTGTGAAACGGCATTCAACTGACTCCAAACCCGACAG ACGAGAATCCACTGATTCAAAGAAAAGCAGCCCACCGCCAGTGAAGAAACTAACAGGTGAAAG GAGAGAGTCTCTGGGCTCCAAGCCTCCTCATCCTGGACCTCCACTGAGGAAGGCTTCTACTGACGGCATTGAAAG AAAAGGCAAGACTGAAGCCCCCAGAACTCCCACCACCCCGACCAGCCCGATGTCACCCAGCTTTAGTTCTGCTGGGGGTCCGCTGCCCCCCCACTTGGCCACCGGAGAATCCATTAGAGACAAGTGCATCGAGATGTTGGCTgctgccctgcgcacagaca ACGATTACAAAGATTTTGGAGCAAACTGTGACGGCATGGCAGCAGAGATAGAAGAT CATATCTACCAGGAGATAAAGGCCACTGATATGAAATACAAGAACAGAGTGCGGAGCCGCATCAGCAACTTGAAGGACCCCAAGAACCCGGGGCTTCGCAAAAATGTCCTTGCGGGCAACATTGAAATGAGCCGCATCGCGACCATGTCTGCAGAG gaAATGGCCAGTGATGAGCTCAAACAGCTGAGGAATGTTCTCACCCAGGAGGCCATCAGGGAGCACCAGATGGCCAAAACTGGTGGGACCACCACAGACCTGCTGCAGTGCGGCAAGTGCAGGAAGAAGAACTGCACCTACAACCAG gtgcaGACACGTAGTGCTGATGAGCCAATGACAACATTTGTCCTGTGTAATGAGTGTGGAAACCGCTGGAAG TTCTGCTGA
- the tcea3 gene encoding transcription elongation factor A protein 3 isoform X3, whose translation MSREEDLMRIAKKLDKMVSRNNTEGALDLLKELKGFNVTLKLLQETRIGMSVNAIRKHCTDEEVIALAKVLIKDWKRLLDSGRPHSEKAAETKNGLDSTKTAPAPNDSPSETHSSHRKLDVKPKHDSNPDSDKNRKEKQYEDLINKKRHADDLRDEKQLKDLQNEKPPQEIRGEKQTPAENLKVELDGKKQKHAQDLQSGKHKSDPVKDGSLEDLKKMRHVEQLKKEKHPEELKRQTDDVKKDKHGEEIRHDRPVSMHHRDRPLSEPQRERPASLHKPLFERRSVLDSSILYPSRFPSPPRPAKPPLPIKRPALDMKKDRKDVKDSSSRHPRPHAPRPASPPIKRPAVEVKKERKEPPDPNAPFPPLPLHLHPPPPPPKRPSLDGKKDRDSRKSSTELKPAPQKKSAESVKKDRKDSVESKVPKKHSDDAKKERKDSSDSKLPPPKTPSVEVKKEKHRKDSCDSKPGQLVKRHSTDSKPDRRESTDSKKSSPPPVKKLTGERRESLGSKPPHPGPPLRKASTDGIERKGKTEAPRTPTTPTSPMSPSFSSAGGPLPPHLATGESIRDKCIEMLAAALRTDNDYKDFGANCDGMAAEIEDHIYQEIKATDMKYKNRVRSRISNLKDPKNPGLRKNVLAGNIEMSRIATMSAEEMASDELKQLRNVLTQEAIREHQMAKTGGTTTDLLQCGKCRKKNCTYNQVQTRSADEPMTTFVLCNECGNRWKFC comes from the exons ATGTCTCGAGAGGAAGATCTCATGCGGATCGCCAAAAAACTGGACAAGATGGTGTCTAGAAATAACACG GAGGGTGCATTGGATCTCCTGAAAGAGCTGAAAGGCTTCAACGTGACACTCAAACTTCTCCAG GAAACGAGAATCGGCATGTCTGTGAACGCTATCAGGAAGCACTGCACAGATGAAGAAGTCATTGCCTTGGCAAAGGTCCTCATTAAAGACTGGAAGAGACTTCTGG ACTCTGGCCGTCCTCACTCTGAGAAAGCAGCTGAAACTAAGAACGGTTTGGACTCCACTAAGACTGCACCAGCTCCAAACGACTCACCCTCTGAGACACACAGCAG TCACAGGAAGCTGGATGTCAAGCCAAAACATGACTCCAATCCTGACtctgataaaaacagaaagGAGAAACAGTATGAAGACCTTATAAACAAGAAGAGGCATGCAGATGACCTCAGGGATGAAAAGCAGCTTAAGGACCTCCAAAATGAAAAACCCCCTCAAGAAATCAGAGGGGAGAAACAAACTCCTGCGGAAAATCTCAAGGTGGAGCTGGATGGTAAGAAACAGAAGCACGCACAGGACCTGCAGAGTGGCAAACACAAGTCGGACCCAGTCAAGGACGGGTCATTAGAAGATCTGAAAAAGATGAGGCATGTGGAGCAGCTCAAAAAAGAGAAACACCCAGAGGAGCTGAAGAGGCAGACGGATGATGTGAAGAAGGACAAACACGGAGAAGAAATCCGACACGACAGGCCAGTCAGCATGCATCATCGAGACAGGCCGCTGAGTGAACCCCAGAGAGAGAGACCCGCCAGTCTTCACAAACCGCTGTTTGAAAG GCGATCAGTGCTGGACAGCAGTATTCTGTATCCCTCCCGGTTCCCCTCCCCCCCTCGGCCTGCTAAGCCGCCGTTGCCCATCAAACGTCCCGCTTTGGACATGAAAAAAGACAG GAAGGATGTTAAAGACTCTTCCTCCCGACACCCTCGCCCTCATGCTCCTCGACCTGCCTCTCCACCGATCAAGCGGCCCGCAGTAGAAGTAAAGAAAGAGAG AAAAGAGCCTCCTGACCCCAACGCtccttttcctcctctccctcttcaccTTCACCCCCCTCCTCCGCCTCCGAAGCGTCCCTCACTGGATGGGAAAAAGGACAGAGACAG CAGAAAGTCCTCTACAGAACTGAAGCCTGCGCCACAGAAAAAGTCTGCAGAGAGTGTGAAGAAAGACAG GAAAGACTCAGTGGAAAGCAAAGTACCTAAGAAACACTCAGATGACGCCAAGAAAGAAAG GAAAGATTCGTCTGACTCTAAACTGCCTCCTCCCAAAACGCCCAGTGTGGaggtcaaaaaagaaaaacacag GAAGGATTCCTGTGACTCAAAGCCTGGTCAGCTTGTGAAACGGCATTCAACTGACTCCAAACCCGACAG ACGAGAATCCACTGATTCAAAGAAAAGCAGCCCACCGCCAGTGAAGAAACTAACAGGTGAAAG GAGAGAGTCTCTGGGCTCCAAGCCTCCTCATCCTGGACCTCCACTGAGGAAGGCTTCTACTGACGGCATTGAAAG AAAAGGCAAGACTGAAGCCCCCAGAACTCCCACCACCCCGACCAGCCCGATGTCACCCAGCTTTAGTTCTGCTGGGGGTCCGCTGCCCCCCCACTTGGCCACCGGAGAATCCATTAGAGACAAGTGCATCGAGATGTTGGCTgctgccctgcgcacagaca ACGATTACAAAGATTTTGGAGCAAACTGTGACGGCATGGCAGCAGAGATAGAAGAT CATATCTACCAGGAGATAAAGGCCACTGATATGAAATACAAGAACAGAGTGCGGAGCCGCATCAGCAACTTGAAGGACCCCAAGAACCCGGGGCTTCGCAAAAATGTCCTTGCGGGCAACATTGAAATGAGCCGCATCGCGACCATGTCTGCAGAG gaAATGGCCAGTGATGAGCTCAAACAGCTGAGGAATGTTCTCACCCAGGAGGCCATCAGGGAGCACCAGATGGCCAAAACTGGTGGGACCACCACAGACCTGCTGCAGTGCGGCAAGTGCAGGAAGAAGAACTGCACCTACAACCAG gtgcaGACACGTAGTGCTGATGAGCCAATGACAACATTTGTCCTGTGTAATGAGTGTGGAAACCGCTGGAAG TTCTGCTGA